GCTTCGGCGCCGTGTTTTAGCCCCGGACATTTTCGGCGCAGGTTCTCTCGACTAGTGAGCTGTTACGCACTCTTTGAATGTATGGCTGCTTCTAAGCCAACATCCTAGTTGTCTTTGAAATCCCACATCCTTTTCCACTTAACACGGACTTGGGGGCCTTAGCTGTTGGTCTGGGCTCTTTCCCTTTTGACTATGAAACTTATCTCACATAGTCTGACTCCTATACATCATCTTTATGGCATTCTTAGTTTGATTTGGGTTGGTAACCTTTTAGGGCCCCGCGCCAGTTCAGTGCTTTACCTCCACAAGACTTGTATAAGGCTAGCCCTAAAGCTATTTCGAGGAGAACCAGCTATCTCCGGGTTCGTTTGGAATTTCTCCGCTATCCACAGTTCATCGCCACCTTTTTCAACAGATGTGCGTTCGGTCCTCCATTACCTTTTACGGTAACTTCAACCTGACCATGGATAGGTCACCCGGTTTCGGGTCTACTTCATAAAACTAGACGCCCTATTCAGACTTGGTTTCCCTTCGGCTTCGTACCTTCTTAGTACTTAACCTCGCTTTATGAATGTAACTCGCCGGACCGTTCTACAAAAAGTACACGGTCGTTCTCACTTCCGTTGTTTGTAAACAAAGGGTTTCAGGTTCTCTTTCACTCCCCTCCCGGGGTTCTTTTCACCTTTCCTTCACAGTACTATACTCTATCGGTCACCAGTTAGTATTTAGGCTTGGGGGGTGGTCCCCCCGGCTTCAAACAGGGTTTCTCGTGTCCCGTTCTACTCTGGATTCTGCTGTCTTTGCTTAAGTTTCGCTTACGGGGCCTTCACCCTCTTCGGCCGGCTTTCCCAAAACCGTTCAGCTACCCTCGCAAAATAACGTTTGCAGTCCGCAACCCCGAGCATGCAAGCATGCTTGGTTTGGCCTCTTGCGATTTCGCTCGCCACTACTTTCGCAATCACTTTTGTTTTCTTTTCCTGTCGCTACTTAGATGTTTCAGTTCACGACGTTTCCCTCCCGCACACTATGAATTCATGTACGGGTGACAGAGCTTTTCTCTGCCGGGTTTCCCCATTCGGACATCTGCGGGTCACAGGCTGTGTGCGCCTCACCGCAGCTTTTCGCAGCTTGCCACGTCCTTCGTCGGCTTCTGGTGCCAAGGCATTCTCCCTTTGCTCTTTTTAGCTTGACCTTTGTGTCGTGTAAATCGAAGATTTACACGAATTTACTGAAGGTTTTAAAACTCTTCATTTATTCTCTTCAGTAAACCATTTATTTTTCTCGATAAGTAATAATTTACCTATCAAGAGACCATTTCAGACCTAACATTTTCTTTTTTCGTCATGCTTTAATCTTCATTCGAATGTAAGCTTCTTGTAAAGCCTCCATCCTCCTGCTTCTCTTAAGCACTCCGATGAAATTGTTTTTCTTCTTCTCTCTATTCAGTTTTCAAGGTACTGTAACCATACATGCTTCTCGTATGATTTCATTGAATATTCATTTACATGAACACTCAAAACTAAATAATAAGTACTCAAACCCTTCAGACAGTTTTGTTTCACAAAACTATCTCCTCAGCATTTTGCTTCACAAAATCATTAAACTTCGTTTAATGACCCAAATTCTTTTGGGTGCTACCCTACTTTTCCTTAGAAAGGAGGTGATCCAGCCGCACCTTCCGATACGGCTACCTTGTTACGACTTCACCCCAGTCACTGGTCTCGCCTTAGGCTGCTCCTTCCTTTCGGTTAGGTCACAGACGTTGGGCGCTACCAACTCCCATGGTGTGACGGGCGGTGTGTACAAGGCCCGGGAACGTATTCACCGCAACATGCTGATTTGCGATTACTAGCGATTCCAGCTTCATGTAGTCGAGTTGCAGACTACAATCCGAACTGTGGCAGCTTTTTTGAGCTTTGCTCCAGGTCACCCCTTCGCTTCTCTCTGTACCTGCCATTGTAGCACGTGTGTAGCCCAAGACATAAGGGGCATGATGATTTGACGTCATCCCCACCTTCCTCCGTGTTATCCACGGCAGTCTTTCTAGTGTGCCCGGCACTACCCGCTGGCTACTAAAAATAAGGGTTGCGCTCGTTGCGGGACTTAACCCAACATCTCACGACACGAGCTGACGACAACCATGCACCACCTGTATCCATTGTCCGTAGAACGGTGCATCTCTGCACCCATCAATGGTATGTCAAGCCTTGGTAAGGTTCTTCGCGTTGCTTCGAATTAAACCACATGCTCCACCGCTTGTGCGGGCCCCCGTCAATTCCTTTGAGTTTCAACCTTGCGGCCGTACTCCCCAGGTGGAGTGCTTATTGCGTTTGCTGCGGCACCGAGGATCTCTCCCCCACACCTAGCACTCATCGTTTACAGCGTGGACTACCAGGGTATCTAATCCTGTTCGCTACCCACGCTTTCGTGCCTCAGCGTCAGTTTCAGTCCAGTAAGTCGCCTTCGCCACTGGTGTTCCTCCTAATATCTACGCATTTCACCGCTACACTAGGAATTCCACTTACCTCTCCTGTACTCTAGATTAACAGTTCCTTATGCAATCTCAAAGTTAAGCCCTGAGTTTTCACATATGGCTTACTAATCCGCCTACTCACCCTTTACACCCAGTAATTCCGGATAACGCTTGCCCCCTACGTATTACCGCGGCTGCTGGCACGTAGTTAGCCGGGGCTTCTTACTTGGGTACCGTCATTTTTTTCTTCCCCATCGATAGAAGTTTACGATCCGAAAACCTTCTTCCTTCACGCGGCGTTGCTGCATCAGGGTTTCCCCCATTGTGCAATATTCCCCACTGCTGCCTCCCGTAGGAGTTTGGGCCGTGTCTCAGTCCCAATGTGGCCGGTCACCCTCTCAGGCCGGCTACTGATCATTGCCTTGGTAGGCTCTTACCCCACCAACTAGCTAATCAGACGCGGGCTCCTCCTGTACCGATAAATCTTTCCTCTATTCACCATGCAGTAAATAGTTATTATGCGGTATTAGCCATGATTTCTCACAGTTATTCCCCTGTACAGGGCAGATTACCCACGCGTTACTCACCCGTCCGCCACTCCAAGTAGATAGTGCAAGCACTATTTACTCAGCGTTCGACTTGCATGTGTTAGGCACGCCGCCAGCGTTCATCCTGAGCCAGGATCAAACTCTCTATTTAATCCTTGTCCACTCTTGTCTAAAAGCAAGCTTTTAGACTGTCAAACGGATATTTCATATCCTTTTTGACTATCTGGCATTTTTTATCTCGTATTACTTTTCTTCGTTAGCCTTAAAGCTCTCAAAGTTTATTTCTTTTCGGGTTGGTTCTTTCCTTATTATTCAGTTTTCAATGTTCTGGTTTTTGCTTCTCGTGCTTGTTTTCCTGCGCTGTCCTCTCTCGGACGCAAAATCTAGTTTACCACAGCATCCCCTTTATGTCAACATCTTTTTTAAATTATTTTTCGCTTTTTTTATTTCCCTTAATTTATTAAGGCCGGAAAGCTTTCCGGCCTTAGGCAATACTTTATTTTATATGGTTCTACGGTCTATCAATGATGTCTGAAATTATAGATATTTCTATCCATTTCCTCGTGTGAAAGAGGTCTGCTGTAAAAATAGCCCTGGAGATAATCAACCCCGTATCGAACTAATAATTCTTTCTGGCTGTTTCTTTCTACTCCTTCGGCTATTATCCTTTTATCCGTAAAGTGTGCCATATCTACTATAGTTTTCAAAAGATACTGCAGATATGAATCGCTTTCAATATTATCTATAAATGATTTTTCTGTTTTTAGTATCTTTGCAGGAAGCTTGGCCAAATTATTAAATGAACTATATCCCGTTCCAAAGTCATCAAGAGATATTTTTATTCCTTTATCGCTAAGTATACTTAAATATTTCAAATTAGAACCGGAAAAATCAAACTTATTGCTTTCCGTTATTTCAAGATTCAGCTTTTCAGGCGGAAAGTCATATCGCTCCAAAGCGTCAAGAAGATTATTGACATAACTGTCGTCTAATATCTGAGCAGGGGACATATTCACATCAAGGAAGAACTCGGCTTTGTCAAGGCTCCATTTTTTGCAGGCTTTAAGCGCCTGCTCCATAACCCAGTTATCCAATATATCTATAAGGTCCAGCTGTTCAAGATAAGATATAAAAACCTGCGGCGAAACCCATCCAATTTCAGGGGAATGCCATCTGCAAAGAGACTCCATACCTTCCCAAATTTCTGTTCTGGCGTTTATTACCGGCTGATAATAAACAGAAAAACCTTTCATGTCCTGCTGTACACAGCTTATAAGGCTTTGCCGAAGCAGAAAAGAATCCTTTATCTGCTTATCCATATTAGAATCATAGGAAATAAGCTTTTTTGATTTTTGAGAAGCCTGAAGAGTTCTGTAAAGAAGGTTCCGAATGTCCTTTGTTATATATCTTCCGAAAACAAGCCCAACCGATATGGTGCAAAAAAGCGGCAGCGAATTAAGCTGTGTTTTGGATTTCCAAGGCTCTTTAAACCGTTCTATTATTTCATTGGCTCTGTTTCTTGCTTCCTGATATGTAACATTTCTTACGAGTACGCAGAAATCTCCGTCACCGATACGATAAAGCTGAAATTCTGTATGAGCAGTATCTATCATCCATTCCTTTATTTGTATTAAAAGATATTCTACCGTTTCCCAGCCGTATAAATCTGCAAGAGAGTTATAATTATTTATTTTAAAATTAATGATAGCTGTATTTTCATAAGAGCCAAGCTCTTCTATGTCCTTTTCAAGCTTTATGCCGTTTGGTATATCCAAATGCATGTCATAATATGTAAGGCGCTGATACTGAAGCTCCGACTTTCCTATATCACTTATATCCATCATAGATACGCATATATATTCTTTTCCGTCAAAGGTTTTAAATCTCTTGGTTGATATTTTCCCCCAGACGCCTCTTTCACCCCAGTAATAAAGCTGGGTAATTTCTTTTTCTCCGTGATGCTTTTTTATAATAAGGTTTAATACCCTTTTAAACTCTCCGTAAAATACCTCGTCAATAGTTTTTCCGGCTATCTCTTCTAAATTTATTTTTAAATCTTTTGTAAGCTTATCATTTGCTATTACGATCTTATTGTCATTCTCGTCAATTACAATTACCGAAACATCAATACAGTCCGCAACTTTTTGTTTTATTTCGTTTTTGTACTCAAGTTCCACATTAAGTCCTCCCTGTTAAAAACAGCAGAAACAAATGATATGCCGTAGTTTTGCGAAATTAAGTAAGCCTATGCAAAATTAAAGATAAAAACCCTGTAATAATATTTGTCTAAACAAGAAAAACTAAATATTACATTCACATCAAAAAACAGAAGATTCCTCTGTCTTTTACTATAATATTATATCAAGCCGGTTTTTGCTTTGACAAAAGAGCTTTTTAAGGGCTTTTTGCTTTTAAATACTTGACTTTTAACAATGATTCCTATTAAATACAAGGCTCTATATTTGTATTGCGAGGTCTTCATTTTTGATTATAGATGTTTTTCTTTCATGTGTACAGTATATTTAGTTTTTTATATAATTTGGTTTTCTTAGTAAAACCCTATATTTTTTATGTTATTTCATAAGTATTACTTTTCTGCTGGAAGCTTAGACTGCATTTTAATTCATCCACGAATCAGAAAGCTTATAAAGTAGAATTATTTTCCGTTATATAGCAGATTTTCACTTGTAAAAAATTAGCGTTTTTCATCATTTTATATAACCCATATTCGGGTATATAAGGATATGATAACAAAGAATAATCATAACGTCAACCCGAATATGGGTAATTTCTTATAGGCGAATTGTTATCATTAATATAAACCTGAACAAGTCTTAGCACGGGTAATACTTATGATAATGAGGTTGATAAAATGCAATATTCCGAAATAATTGTAATGAGAATCACCACCTTATGCAAGCAGCGGGGCATCGCCTATAATAAGCTTGCATCTATGAGCGGGCTTAACCAGTCCACAATTGACAATATCGTAAGGGGTCTTACTAAAGATCCGCGCATAAAAACCCTGCACCATATAGCCATTGCTTTTAATATGACCTTAGCCGAATTCCTCGATTTTAAAGAGCTTAACGAAGTCTCCTTTGATGATGAAGGTGATACAGCCGCAAACTAACTCTTATATTTTTTCATAAGCTGTTGCTTTGATTTTATGATTCTCTATAGCTTTGAACTTTGTTAAAATTCAGGAGACCCCATTTTTAAAAGGTTTGCAAATCCTTCTGTAAATTTGCTTTACCCAATTTATACAGAAATTTAGTGCCTAAAATCGCAGGGTAAGTTTACAATATTGCATTATACTTCTGCTGGATATAAAAACAAAAAGGGCATCGAATTTCTTCAATGCCCTTTCCTCTTTTACAAGATAAAATTATTCTTCGTCTTCCTCAATATCTTCTTCATCGTACTCTTCATCTTCGTCTTCTTCCACTCCGTCAAAAAGCTCAAAGAACGCCGCAGAAACCTCTTCAAACTCAGCCTCGTCTTCTATCGTGTTCAGCTGAAGCTCTCCATCTAAATCCTCAAAATTATAGATAAGTACATCTTCATCATCAACAGGAAGAAGAGCAATATAGTTTTTCTCGTTTAAGTCAAAAGTTCCTATTACTTCACATTCGATTTCGCTGTCGTCTTCAAGCGTAAGCTTTACCGTATCATGCTCATGGCAACCGCATTCACAGTCATGATCATGGTTGTGGTCATGGTCGTGGTTATTATTCTCCATCTTTGTTCTCCTTAAGTATATTGAATTTTTACTTCTAAATCATTATAGCATAGCTGAGATGTAAATTCATACACTTTACTCAGTAAAATTAAATTCTTTTTTCTATCTATTATGCAAAAAAATCTAAAAGTTATACATATTTTAATATGCCGCTATTTTTTCTTAAAATTATAATATAGCTAAATTCAAAAGAAATAATAGCATTGTCAATTTGCTTTTTCTTATTTTATACCCTCTAAAACTGAATTATTACAGTGGTATAAAAGCAAATTAAATATAAAACAAAAGCAAAATAGCTGCAAAGTTCCATTCTTCATAATTCAAAAACACGGCTTTCTTTCAGAAATGGTACACTTTGGAATTATTTCGAATATAGTTTTTTGCAGCATTTATTTATTTCACCATATTACAATCTAATTTACTTCATGGCTTGGTGCATTAAAATAATCAACTACGCCCATATAAATTGACCATGCTATTTTTTCAATATAATCATCCTGAGTAAGAAGCGCTCTTTCGGAAGGATTTGATAAAAATCCGCATTCGACTATTACGGCAGGTATCGCCGTCTGTTTAAGGATGTAGTAATTATCATTTGCCTTTGCAAGCCTGTTGCCTTCCTGGCTTAAAAAGGTTCTCATACTGCCTTGGATTTTCTCTGCCAGAACTTTGCTTTTTTCCGATGTTTTATAATAAAATACCTGAGAACCTTTCACCTTTGATGAAGGAAAGGAATTCTGATGTATGCTTATAATAACGTCTGCACCCATATTATCTGCTATATCTTTTCTATTATCCATATCCTCTCTTTTTTTGCTTCCCAAGGCCTCATCGGAGGCTCTGGTAAGCAAAACATAGCAATCCCCTTGCTGTAAGTACTGCTGAAGCTTTAAGGCAATTTTTAAGTTTATGTCCTTTTCATAAATATCGTTTTCAGAAACCTTCCCCGGGTCCCAGCCCCCATGCCCTGCATCAATGACTACAATCTTTTTTGAAAGGGGCATGGCAAAAACACTTTGAACCTCCTCGTCTGCCGGAAAAGAAGTAATAATTCCTGAAATTAAAATTGCTATATACACAAATATCAATATCCTGTTTTTTATTTTAGCCGATTCTTCCCTATTTGCCGGCCTTTTAAGGTTTTTTCGTCTCATAAGCCCCTCCGAATAAAAAATTATATATAGTAAATTTTATATAAAGAAGTAGCAAAAGCCTATTCCCATCAGGCCCAAAAACACGGATTTCCTTCGGAAACAGTACATTTTTGATCCTGTGCGAATATACGGCTTTACTACTGTTTAACTTTAAATTTACTATAAATCACCGGCAGGATTTATTTTCTTCATCATAAAATAAGAGCACTTTAAAAAAGTCCCTTGTCAATTTACTTTATTTCGGGGTATAGAGTCGCTATAAAAGTAAATTAACGATACAAGAGAATAAATTTGCCATATATAATAATATGAGGGTTTTATTCTTTATATGAAATTTATGCCTTCCAATTAAGTATCTATGGTTAACAAAATTGAAACCCTGTTTATTAGCCCTAAGAAGATGCCCGCTAAAAATTTTTACAAGCTTGTGCCTTTATCATTTTTCAAGTTGATTTCTATATGCTATACTGTATACGGCATTAACAATTTTTATTCTAAAGAGGAGATTTACAGTGGAAAAAGAAAAAATACTCAATTATCTTTCAAAAAATCCGCTGCTGTACATAGGTATCATTGAGGTTATAAAAAGAAATACAGCAGAAATCATAGAATTTAGCAAAGACGGGCTTTTAATTCTTGAAAAAGAGAGCATGGCCTATATGATGGTTTCAGAAAGCCCCCAAAGCGCAAAGAATTTAATTAAGAACATAGAAAAGCCGCTGTTATTTGCAGCATATGAAGATTATGTTCCTGAAATTATAGAGCATATTTTTAGTATAAGCCCCAGTCGTACCTGCCTTCAGGCGGCATATTTTAAGGATGCCCCTCCTTCTTGGGAAAAGGACATTGATATCAGAAATATTGACGAAAGCTGTTTGGATTTTATAAGCGCTCATTATAACGACGGAGAGAACAGCAAAGAATACGTAAAAAGCAGACTTGCTTCCGGAGCTGTATACGGGGCCTTTATAGATAATCATATTGCAGGATTTATTGGAACCCATGAAGAAGGTGCCATAGGAATGCTGGATATTTTAAAAGAATACAGAAGAATGGGGATAGGGCAAAAGCTTCTGGGATTTATGACAGATAAATTTCTTAGCGAAAAGAAAATCCCCTTTTCTCAAATAATGGTAGGAAACGAAGCTTCTTACCAGCTTCATAAAAAACTTGATTATGAAATTTCCAAGGAATCCATGATATGGTTTGAATAATACTAAAAAGAGCCCTATAAATATAGGGATCTTTTTATGAGTTTTTAGGTTTTCTTTCAATTTTATTATATTGGGGCCTTATAGTAATATCCGTTATCAAAGCGTGATCTTTATTGTCTATAATAAAGCCTGTGATTTCTCCTATTTTTTCCGCCTGCAAATACATACCTTCTTCTTTTGCCGGGGTAAAATCAGAATAATGGTAAAAATCCGTCATAGTCATATCAGGGCTTATATTTATTACCTGAACGCCGTATTTTCTTACTTCTTCAAAAAGGGAATTGGAAAAATGAATAAGCCCTGCTTTTGCGGCACCGTATGCCGCTCCTCTGGGAGCGTCCTTTATGCCTGAAACAGAGGAGATATTGATGATGGTTCCTTTATTTCTTTTTAAATTTCTTAAAAGCATATTGGTCATAATCATCGGTGCTTCCAGATTTACACTGACCATCTCATGAATTTCCAAAGGGCTTAAATGCTCATGCAAATCAAAATAGCCTACCCCTGCATTATTTATAAGAAGGCTTATTTCATATTCCTTATCTATTTCCTTGATTTTATTTGAAAGCGCTTTATAGTCTTTTAAATCAATCTCAATGAAATGAAAGCTTCCTTCTATATCCGCATGGAAGCTTCTGCCGATTCCTAAGACCGTATATCCTCTTTTTAAAAACGCCTTGGCTATTTCTTTTCCTATGCCTTTTGTGGCTCCTGTAATGATTGCTGTTTCCATTTTATCTCCTCTTATATAAAAATCCTCTTTTTATCCACATAGAAAGACACAAGATGATATACATAATCTATCATTTCCCCGGCAATTTTCTCTTTAAAGCTTGAAACTTTGTCACAAGTTTCATAGGGGTAATAAAGCACCAAGGAATCCGGCCTTTCTTTACGCATCTTCTTTAAATAATCTTTTGAGGTTCTAAAAACCCCGATGCTTACGTCGAATATACGCTTTCCGTCTATAGTTTCAAAAACATGTTTTATAAAATCCCCGTAAATATCTTCAAAGCTTTCAGTGTATAAAAGAGGATCGAAGCAAAGCCTTACGGGAAAGCCTGCATCTAAGGCCATATTTATATTTTTAAGCCTTAAATCAAGACAAGGCGTACCATGCTCAAAGTTTTGAATAATGGATTTTGGCGAAAGTGTCCAGGCAAATATAATATTATCCGAAGGCGCTTTATTTTTCAAGTAAGAAAAGTCTGCGCTTTTCGTTCTGATTTCTATTTTCAAAGAAGGGTTTTGCCTGGCAAATTCCATCC
This is a stretch of genomic DNA from Anaeropeptidivorans aminofermentans. It encodes these proteins:
- a CDS encoding helix-turn-helix domain-containing protein, giving the protein MQYSEIIVMRITTLCKQRGIAYNKLASMSGLNQSTIDNIVRGLTKDPRIKTLHHIAIAFNMTLAEFLDFKELNEVSFDDEGDTAAN
- a CDS encoding EAL domain-containing protein, whose translation is MELEYKNEIKQKVADCIDVSVIVIDENDNKIVIANDKLTKDLKINLEEIAGKTIDEVFYGEFKRVLNLIIKKHHGEKEITQLYYWGERGVWGKISTKRFKTFDGKEYICVSMMDISDIGKSELQYQRLTYYDMHLDIPNGIKLEKDIEELGSYENTAIINFKINNYNSLADLYGWETVEYLLIQIKEWMIDTAHTEFQLYRIGDGDFCVLVRNVTYQEARNRANEIIERFKEPWKSKTQLNSLPLFCTISVGLVFGRYITKDIRNLLYRTLQASQKSKKLISYDSNMDKQIKDSFLLRQSLISCVQQDMKGFSVYYQPVINARTEIWEGMESLCRWHSPEIGWVSPQVFISYLEQLDLIDILDNWVMEQALKACKKWSLDKAEFFLDVNMSPAQILDDSYVNNLLDALERYDFPPEKLNLEITESNKFDFSGSNLKYLSILSDKGIKISLDDFGTGYSSFNNLAKLPAKILKTEKSFIDNIESDSYLQYLLKTIVDMAHFTDKRIIAEGVERNSQKELLVRYGVDYLQGYFYSRPLSHEEMDRNIYNFRHH
- a CDS encoding SDR family oxidoreductase, which codes for METAIITGATKGIGKEIAKAFLKRGYTVLGIGRSFHADIEGSFHFIEIDLKDYKALSNKIKEIDKEYEISLLINNAGVGYFDLHEHLSPLEIHEMVSVNLEAPMIMTNMLLRNLKRNKGTIINISSVSGIKDAPRGAAYGAAKAGLIHFSNSLFEEVRKYGVQVINISPDMTMTDFYHYSDFTPAKEEGMYLQAEKIGEITGFIIDNKDHALITDITIRPQYNKIERKPKNS
- a CDS encoding GNAT family N-acetyltransferase — translated: MEKEKILNYLSKNPLLYIGIIEVIKRNTAEIIEFSKDGLLILEKESMAYMMVSESPQSAKNLIKNIEKPLLFAAYEDYVPEIIEHIFSISPSRTCLQAAYFKDAPPSWEKDIDIRNIDESCLDFISAHYNDGENSKEYVKSRLASGAVYGAFIDNHIAGFIGTHEEGAIGMLDILKEYRRMGIGQKLLGFMTDKFLSEKKIPFSQIMVGNEASYQLHKKLDYEISKESMIWFE
- a CDS encoding SPL family radical SAM protein — protein: MKSEKRLLNNYFSHIYIEKEVLSSPVTEEILKRLPNSKIIEIKHYKDIFSRSRQSFSAQKKSPKLIIAKKENQLIYKGSPMCEDFGNSRFFYTSNIMNCFYDCEYCYLQGMYSSANCVVFVNYEDYFNEVKKLLQEGPLYLCISYDTDILGFEKIVSLTEKWMEFARQNPSLKIEIRTKSADFSYLKNKAPSDNIIFAWTLSPKSIIQNFEHGTPCLDLRLKNINMALDAGFPVRLCFDPLLYTESFEDIYGDFIKHVFETIDGKRIFDVSIGVFRTSKDYLKKMRKERPDSLVLYYPYETCDKVSSFKEKIAGEMIDYVYHLVSFYVDKKRIFI
- a CDS encoding DUF1292 domain-containing protein — its product is MENNNHDHDHNHDHDCECGCHEHDTVKLTLEDDSEIECEVIGTFDLNEKNYIALLPVDDEDVLIYNFEDLDGELQLNTIEDEAEFEEVSAAFFELFDGVEEDEDEEYDEEDIEEDEE
- a CDS encoding N-acetylmuramoyl-L-alanine amidase; translation: MRRKNLKRPANREESAKIKNRILIFVYIAILISGIITSFPADEEVQSVFAMPLSKKIVVIDAGHGGWDPGKVSENDIYEKDINLKIALKLQQYLQQGDCYVLLTRASDEALGSKKREDMDNRKDIADNMGADVIISIHQNSFPSSKVKGSQVFYYKTSEKSKVLAEKIQGSMRTFLSQEGNRLAKANDNYYILKQTAIPAVIVECGFLSNPSERALLTQDDYIEKIAWSIYMGVVDYFNAPSHEVN